A stretch of the Bordetella genomosp. 8 genome encodes the following:
- a CDS encoding TRAP transporter large permease, with the protein MNAHVLAGAGTPAGHATGDGGVAQARWLARICSIIEHFCGLVLAVDVGVVFVSVILRYFLHSPVDWAEEAARGLMVTLVFLGGATVLARRQHVGIDVFRGLLPRSWREPALQLGGWAVAGTSAALCYSSWELLQDSVNVTTPIGTPQWLSVLPVFVGALFMTVVGIANALCGPRRAVYGTLAGAVALCVAVWAWNAHMPEAWAIRPWLLLTLAFVFSLVAGVPIAFVLALSSLVYFLAEPSLPLIIYSQQVMAGMDHFVLLAIPFFVLAGLVMESNGMSTRLIELLVRMFGRVRGSMNLISILATAFFSGVSGSKLADIAAVGGIVVPAVRRTKQDVNETAAVLASSAVMAETIPPCVNLIIMGFVANISIGGLFLAGLVPAAVLATGLSAMAIWFGKKVDPMLAFPVRMPWPQLLGGAFIALVMVGMIGKGVTSGVATSTEVSAFAVVYALVAGALAFRELTPRAIVALFVRAASMAGGILFIIAAASSVAFALTVQQLPTFLSDTMTHLAHDYGSTAFILVSAALMVVFGAILEGAPALIIFGPLLTPIAQQVGVNPLHFGTVVVIAMGLGLFAPPFGLGLFATCAMTGTRVEEVSRPMVKYLILLAIMLIVLIFVPAISLWVPRMMNMA; encoded by the coding sequence ATGAACGCACATGTACTGGCAGGCGCCGGCACGCCGGCGGGCCACGCCACCGGAGACGGCGGCGTGGCGCAGGCGCGCTGGCTGGCGCGCATCTGCAGCATCATCGAACATTTCTGCGGCCTGGTGCTGGCCGTGGACGTGGGCGTCGTCTTCGTCTCGGTCATCCTGCGCTACTTCCTGCACAGTCCCGTGGACTGGGCGGAAGAAGCCGCGCGCGGGCTGATGGTGACGCTGGTGTTCCTGGGCGGCGCCACCGTACTGGCGCGCCGCCAGCACGTGGGCATCGACGTCTTTCGCGGCCTGCTGCCCCGGTCATGGCGGGAACCCGCCTTGCAGCTGGGCGGCTGGGCGGTAGCGGGCACCTCGGCCGCGTTGTGCTATTCGTCGTGGGAACTGCTGCAGGACTCGGTGAACGTCACCACGCCTATCGGCACCCCGCAGTGGCTGAGCGTGCTGCCGGTCTTCGTGGGCGCCCTGTTCATGACGGTCGTCGGCATCGCCAATGCGCTGTGCGGGCCTCGCCGCGCGGTGTACGGCACGCTGGCCGGGGCGGTCGCGTTGTGCGTGGCGGTCTGGGCGTGGAACGCCCATATGCCGGAGGCCTGGGCGATACGGCCATGGCTGCTGCTCACGCTGGCCTTCGTCTTCAGCCTGGTCGCGGGCGTGCCGATCGCCTTCGTGCTGGCGCTGTCGTCGCTGGTGTATTTCCTGGCCGAGCCATCCTTGCCGCTGATCATCTATTCGCAGCAGGTGATGGCGGGGATGGATCACTTCGTGCTGTTGGCGATTCCCTTCTTCGTGCTGGCCGGACTGGTCATGGAATCGAACGGCATGTCGACGCGCCTGATCGAGCTGCTGGTGCGGATGTTCGGCCGGGTGCGCGGGTCGATGAACCTGATCTCCATCCTGGCCACGGCTTTCTTCTCCGGCGTATCGGGTTCCAAGCTGGCCGACATCGCCGCGGTGGGCGGTATCGTCGTACCGGCGGTGCGCCGGACGAAGCAGGACGTCAACGAAACGGCGGCGGTGCTGGCAAGCTCGGCCGTGATGGCGGAAACGATACCGCCATGCGTGAACCTGATCATCATGGGCTTCGTCGCCAATATCTCGATAGGCGGCCTGTTCCTCGCGGGACTGGTGCCGGCGGCGGTGCTGGCCACCGGGCTGTCGGCCATGGCGATCTGGTTCGGCAAGAAGGTCGATCCCATGCTGGCGTTCCCGGTGCGCATGCCGTGGCCGCAGCTGCTGGGCGGCGCCTTCATCGCGCTGGTGATGGTGGGCATGATAGGCAAGGGCGTGACGTCGGGCGTGGCCACGTCCACGGAAGTGTCCGCCTTCGCGGTGGTGTACGCGCTGGTCGCCGGCGCCCTGGCCTTCCGCGAGCTGACGCCGCGCGCGATCGTGGCGCTGTTCGTGCGCGCGGCATCCATGGCGGGCGGCATCCTGTTCATCATCGCCGCGGCGTCCAGCGTGGCGTTCGCGCTGACGGTGCAGCAGTTGCCGACCTTCCTGTCCGACACCATGACGCACCTGGCGCACGACTACGGCAGCACCGCGTTCATCCTGGTGTCAGCGGCGCTGATGGTGGTGTTCGGCGCCATCCTGGAAGGGGCGCCGGCGCTGATCATCTTCGGCCCGCTGCTGACGCCCATCGCGCAGCAGGTCGGCGTGAATCCGCTGCACTTCGGCACCGTGGTGGTGATCGCCATGGGCCTGGGCCTGTTCGCCCCGCCCTTCGGCCTGGGACTGTTCGCCACCTGCGCCATGACCGGCACTCGCGTCGAAGAGGTATCGCGGCCGATGGTCAAATACCTGATCCTGCTCGCGATCATGCTTATAGTGCTGATCTTCGTGCCCGCGATCAGTCTGTGGGTGCCGCGCATGATGAATATGGCTTGA